A region from the Poecilia reticulata strain Guanapo linkage group LG12, Guppy_female_1.0+MT, whole genome shotgun sequence genome encodes:
- the naif1 gene encoding nuclear apoptosis-inducing factor 1, protein MASAAKKRKMNFSEREVEIIVEEIEKQKQTLVSHFNAGVTHMAKNNAWVDILKKVNAVTTCPRELPEVKKKWSDMKTEVRRKVAQARAAIEGTAADCAPVPVILTAMQQRICNLLGEATIISLPAGDPEAELSLPAAAAAAAGSLAEAAPGPAGGVGEEPKPLTAETTYHALEDGGVVEYCTAAVVVGDSAPAVMAAAETPVEMLTPSLASPAPQAKPQELKSRIALNSARLLQEQRVTNVHIRQIAQHLEGQNELLQVMRRSQEAQALAQERQAQALEGTQAALLALVQMLRPALKDLRKFLQSGAEPAPPATVNQEVGIRF, encoded by the exons ATGGCTTCGGCCGccaagaagaggaagatgaatTTCTCGGAGCGGGAGGTGGAGATCATCGTGGAGGAGATAGAGAAGCAGAAGCAGACCCTGGTGAGCCACTTCAACGCGGGAGTCACGCACATGGCCAAGAACAACGCCTGGGTGGACATCCTGAAGAAGGTGAACGCCGTCACCACCTGCCCGCGCGAGCTGCCCGAGGTCAAGAAgaagtggtccgacatgaagACCGAGGTCCGCCGGAAGGTGGCCCAGGCCCGGGCCGCCATCGAGGGCACGGCCGCGGACTGCGCTCCGGTCCCGGTCATCCTCACCGCCATGCAGCAGCGGATCTGCAACCTGCTGGGGGAGGCGACCATCATCAGCCTGCCGGCCGGGGACCCGGAGGCGGAGCTCAGCCtgccggcggcggcggcggcggcggcggggaGCCTGGCGGAGG CTGCTCCaggaccagcagggggcgtcgGTGAGGAGCCCAAACCGCTGACCG ctgaaaccaCGTACCACGCCCTGGAGGACGGCGGCGTGGTGGAGTACTGCACCGCCGCCGTCGTCGTAGGAGACTCCGCCCCCGCCGTGATGGCCGCCGCGGAAACGCCGGTGGAGATGCTGACGCCGTCGCTCGCCTCGCCGGCGCCGCAGGCCAAGCCGCAGGAGCTGAAGAGCCGCATCGCCCTGAACTCGGCGCGCCTGCTGCAGGAGCAGCGCGTCACCAACGTCCACATCCGCCAGATCGCGCAGCACCTGGAGGGGCAGAACGAGCTGCTGCAGGTGATGCGGCGCAGCCAGGAGGCGCAGGCGCTGGCGCAGGAGCGGCAGGCGCAGGCGCTGGAGGGGACGCAGGCCGCGCTGCTGGCGCTGGTCCAGATGCTGCGCCCCGCGCTCAAGGACCTCAGGAAGTTCCTGCAGAGCGGCGCCGAGCCGGCGCCCCCGGCGACGGTG AACCAGGAAGTTGGgatccggttctga